The Streptomyces sp. CC0208 genome window below encodes:
- a CDS encoding amidohydrolase family protein, whose translation MSAMETTTALPKIISVDDHTVEPPDVWQSRLPKKYLDTGPRTVRAPLKEISFLGGRFKPVMGAPGDDGPLGDWWLYEGLQRPLTRLDTAVGYSRDEIKLEVITYEQMRPGSYDVPARLADMDVNHVQSAVCFPTFPRFCGQTFTEAKDHELGLLCVQAYNDWMVEEWCGPQAQGRLIPLTLIPLWDAELAAAEVRRNAARGVRAVAFSEIPPHLGLPSVHSDDWDPFLAACDETGTVVAMHIGSSSRMPSTSADAPPAVGSTITFANCCFSMVDWLMSGKFERFPNLKVMYAEGQIGWIPYILERADVVWEENRGWGGVADKVHRPPSELFTEHVYGCFFDDAFGLKNLDAIGVGNVLYETDYPHSDSTWPKSKEVGEAQMGHLDADVVERIVRGNAIDLLGLTPDGLWGGPR comes from the coding sequence GTGAGCGCCATGGAGACCACGACGGCACTTCCGAAGATCATCTCCGTCGACGACCACACGGTGGAGCCTCCCGACGTCTGGCAGAGCCGGCTCCCGAAGAAGTACCTCGACACCGGCCCCCGCACGGTCCGCGCCCCGCTCAAGGAGATCAGCTTCCTGGGCGGACGTTTCAAGCCCGTGATGGGCGCCCCCGGGGACGACGGACCCCTGGGCGACTGGTGGCTGTACGAGGGACTCCAGCGTCCCCTCACCCGCCTGGACACCGCGGTCGGTTACAGCAGGGACGAGATCAAGCTGGAGGTCATCACCTACGAGCAGATGCGCCCGGGGTCGTACGACGTCCCCGCCCGTCTCGCCGACATGGACGTCAACCACGTCCAGTCCGCCGTCTGCTTCCCGACCTTCCCGCGCTTCTGCGGCCAGACCTTCACCGAGGCCAAGGACCACGAACTGGGCCTGCTGTGCGTCCAGGCCTACAACGACTGGATGGTGGAGGAGTGGTGCGGCCCCCAGGCGCAGGGCCGCCTCATACCGCTCACCCTCATCCCGCTCTGGGACGCCGAGTTGGCGGCCGCCGAGGTCCGGCGCAACGCCGCCCGCGGCGTCCGGGCCGTCGCCTTCTCCGAGATACCCCCGCACCTGGGCCTGCCCTCCGTCCACTCCGACGACTGGGACCCCTTCCTCGCCGCCTGCGACGAGACCGGCACGGTCGTCGCCATGCACATCGGCTCCAGCAGCCGTATGCCCTCCACCTCCGCCGACGCCCCGCCCGCGGTCGGCTCCACCATCACCTTCGCCAACTGCTGCTTCTCGATGGTCGACTGGCTGATGAGCGGCAAGTTCGAGCGCTTCCCGAACCTCAAGGTCATGTACGCCGAGGGCCAGATCGGCTGGATCCCCTACATCCTGGAACGCGCCGACGTGGTCTGGGAGGAGAACCGCGGCTGGGGCGGCGTCGCCGACAAGGTCCACCGCCCGCCGTCCGAACTCTTCACCGAGCACGTCTACGGCTGCTTCTTCGACGACGCCTTCGGCCTGAAGAACCTCGACGCGATCGGCGTGGGGAACGTGCTGTACGAGACCGACTACCCCCACTCCGACTCCACCTGGCCCAAGTCGAAGGAGGTCGGCGAGGCCCAGATGGGACACCTGGACGCCGACGTGGTGGAGCGGATCGTCCGGGGCAACGCCATCGACCTGCTCGGACTCACCCCGGACGGTCTCTGGGGCGGACCGCGGTGA